CTCCGACGCCGACATGGAGAAGGGCAATCTGCGCGCCGACATCAACGTCTCGGTGAGGAAGCCGGGCGGGCCGCTGGGGACGCGCTGCGAGATCAAGAACGTCAACTCCATCCGTTTCGCCGGCCAGGCGATCGAGTACGAGGCGCGCCGGCAGATCGGCATCCTCGAGGACGGCGGGAAGATCGACCAGGAGACCCGCCTGTACGACGCTCGCACCGGCGAGACGCGCTCCATGCGCTCCAAGGAGGAGGCGCACGACTACCGCTACTTTCCCGACCCGGACCTGCTGCCGCTGATCCTGACCGACGAGATGGTCGACCGGTTGCGCGGCGAGCTTCCCGAGCTGCCGGACGAGCGTCGCTCGCGTTATATCGAGGAGCTGGGCCTGTCGGCCTACGACGCTTCGGTCCTCGTGACCGACGTCGCCGCATCCGGTTATTTCGAGACCGTGGCGACCGGCCGCGACGCCAAGGCCGCCGCCAACTGGGTGATCAACGAGCTGTTCGGTCGTCTCAACAAGGAGGGGATCGAGATCGAGGATTCGCCGATCTCCGCCGCCCAGCTCGGCGGGATCCTCGACCTGATGGCGCAGGACGTCATCTCCGGCAAGATCGCCAAGGATCTCTTCGAGATCGTCTGGTCCGAGGGCGGCGACCCGGCCGAGATCGTCGACCGGCGCGGCATGAAGCAGGTGACCGACACCGGCGCCATCGAGCGCGCGGTCGAGGAGGTGATCGCCGCCAACCCCGACAAGGCCGAGCAGGCGAAGGCCAAGCCGAACCTCGCCGGTTGGTTCGTCGGCCAGGTGATGAAGGGGACCGGCGGCAAGGCCAATCCCAAGGCCGTGCAGGAGATCGTGCGCGGCAAGTTGGGGATCGAGTAGGCGGCGCTTCGTGTGGGACGGCGAGGCTTTGCCGCGGGGCGAGTCGGAGCGAGGGGGTTCCCCCTCGCGCTCCCTCCGTCTCGGCGACGGCCAGCCGTTCAGATCAGACGGTCGCGAAGGGCGAACGACTGAGCTGAACGGCTCATCGAGCCTGGTCGGGCCGGGGCGGCGTCAAGTGCCCGTCCTCCCCATGCTCGCGCCATGCTGCGGCGGGCCGCCGAACCTCGTTCAATCCCGACGGCCGCCGCCCGGCGCGCGCTGCGCGTGGGTCCGGGCGGGCACTTGACCCCGCCCCTGCCCTCGGACGCCGGCGGGAAGAAGGGGGCGGGGGCGGTCAGCCTTTGAGGAGGAGTGCGGTGGCGCGGGTGGCGCGGGCGGCGGACGTCGTGCCGGTGTAGGCGACGGCGCGGATCATGTCGGCGACGCAAGCGCGCTCGGCCGTGTCCATCCGTGCCGCGAGGCGGCCGGCCAGCCGGTCGATCGCCACCACCGGCTCGACACCGCCCGCCGCCGCGCGTGCCGCGACCCGCAGCGCCGCCGCCACGTCGCGGCGATTGCCGACCTGACTCAGCCGGGTGGTGACCTGCGGGCGCGCCTCGCCCCACCCGTCGCCGGAGACGAAGTAGAGGAGCGCGGCCACGGTTTGCAGCGGGCCGTGGATGGTGTCGAGCGGCGAGCGCTCGGGGGCGGCGGGGGGCGCGTCGGCCCGCGGATCGGCACCATGGCCGTGGCGCGCCGGGACCGTGAGGCGGACGGCGGCATGCTCGGAGAGGTCGAACCGCTCGGCGAAGTCCAGCGTGCCGCGTGCGACGAGCCACAGCACGACCACGCCCGCGGCGAACAGCCCGCCGAACACCAGAAGAACCTGCATCGTTCGCTCCCGACACGTTACGCAGGTGCCCGCCCGCCGGATGGGCGGAGCGGGGCACCGAGGGCCTCATTCCCGGCCGGACGTGCGGTGCCGCGGGCCTGACATGCCGGCGGCGTGGGGCGTGCGTCCGGGGCGTCGAGGCGGGCGAGCCCGATGGGGGCTCGGCCGATCGGCGCCGGGTGGAAGCGTAGCCTAGCGAGCTTGTGCGAGGCGGGAGGGGAGCTTCGGGCTATAGGGTCGGCGCAAAGGGCGAGTTCGCCAGCGCCGACGATCCCGCCGGCTCGCCGATATCGCCGCCGACGAGGCGGTGGGCGTCTCGCGCCGCCTCCACCAGACGCGTCACGTCGCGGTAGCGCTCGCGGCCCGCCCGCACCACGAAATGCAGCTGCCGCCCCTCCGACAGCGGCTCCATCAGCGCCACCGACAGCCCCGCCACCGCCTCCGCACTCTGCCGCGCGTAGGGTTCCGGCAGGATCGTGTCGCCGACACCCGCCCGCACCAGGCTGACCAGCGTGGCGAAAGAGGAGGGGCCGATGCGCGTGCTCATCGCCGGTTCGAACCGCAGCTGGGCCCGGCGGATCGCTTCGGAGACCACCTCGCGGAAGCAGTGCCCTTCCTGCATCAGCAGGAGCGGGCCGTTGAGACCGTCGAGCGACACCGTCTCCGGCAAGGGGTGCCGCGAGACCACGACCAGCCGCTCGTCCCCCAGCGGCAGCGCGGTGAGGGCGTTGGCGCGCGGCAGCGTGGCGGTGATCGCGAAGTCGAGATGATCGGAGGCGACGCCGGCCTCCAGCTGGTCGGTGCGGTCCTCGACGAAGGTGATGTCGGAGTTTTCCGACAGCTCGGCGACGGTGGTGAGAAAGTGCGGCGCGAGGTAGGGCGCCACCGTCGGCAGGATGCCGAAGCGCATGGGACGGCCGAGCAGCACGCCGTCGCCCTTGGTCGTGCGCTGCACGCGGTGGAAGGCGTCCATGATCTCGCGTGCGGCGGCCAGCACCTCGGCCCCCTCGGTGGTGATCGAGGTGTGGCCGTGGCGGCGCTCCAGCAGCGTGACGCCGAGGAGGTCCTCCATCCGCCGAACCTGGGCCGAGAGGGTGGGCTGCGAGATGCCGCACGCCTGCGCGGCCCGCGAGAAGGAGCCGTTCTCGGCGATGGCGATGAAGTACTCCAGGTCGCGGATGCGCAAGAGCCGCATCATGGCGCGTTCCTCCTCACGCTCCGCCCGCGCGGCGGCGTCCGTCGCATTCTAGCGGGGTCGCACGGACCCTTGCTAGCCGATGCCGAACCACCAGCTGCCGATGCCCAGGAAGGCGAAGAAGCCGATCACGTCGGTCAGCGTGGTGAGGAAGACCGACGAGGCGACCGCGGGGTCGACGCCGATCCGGTCGAGCAGCATCGGCAGCGTCGCTCCGAAGAACCCTGCGCAGATGATGTTGAAGACGATCGCCGCCGCGATCACGCCGCCCAGCTCGATGTTGGCGAACCAGACCGCTGCGACGATGCCGACCGACACCGCGACGCACGTGCCGTTCATCAGCGCCACCAGCACCTCCCGCAGCGTAACGCGGATGACGTTGCGCTTGGTGATCTCGCGCTGGGAGATGGCGCGGACCGTCACCGTCATCGCCTGGATGCCCGCGTTGCCGCCGAGCGCGGTGACGACCGGCATCAGCACCGCCAGCGCCACCATCGCCTCGATCGTCCCGTCGAACAGCGCGATCACCCCGGACGCCAGGAAGGCGGTCATCATGTTGATCATCAGCCAGGGGATGCGGGTGCGGGCGACGTAGAGCGGCGTGTCGGACAGTTCCGCGTCGCCGGCGCCGGCGAGGGCGCGGATGTCCTCCTCCGCCTCCGCCTCGATGATGTCGACGATGTCGTCGATGGTGAGGATGCCGACGAGGCGGCTGGAATCGTCCACGACGGCGGCCGAGAGCAGGTCGTAGCGCTGGAAGATGCGGGCCGCTTCCTCCTGGTCCTCCTCGGCCTGGATGGTCCGCGGGTCCTCGTCCATGATCTCGGTGATCTTCACCGGGCGCTGCGTGCGCAGGAGGCGGTCGAGCTTGACCGTCCCCATGAGGCGGAACGCCGCATCCACCACGAAAATCTCGGTGAAGTGGTCCGGCAGGTCCACTTCTTCGCGCAGCGTGTCGATCACCTGGCCCACGGTCCAGAACGGGGGCATGGCGACGAAGTCCGTCTGCATGCGCCGGCCGGCCGACTCCTCGGGAAAATCGAGGCTGCGCTTGAGGCGGTGGCGCATCGCGAACGGCAGCTGCGCCAGGATCGCCTCGGACTGCTCGTCCGGCAGGTCTTCCAGGATGTAGACCGCGTCGTCCGAATCGAGGTCGGCGAGACCGTCGGCGACGTCGGTCGGGGCGAGCTCGGAGAGGATGTGCAGGCGGACGTTCTCGTCCACCTCCGTCAGCGCGGTAAAGTCGAAGTCGCGACCCAGCAGGCGGACGAATTCGACGCGCTCGTCCGGCTCCAGGCGGGAGATCAACTCGGCGACGTCGGACTCGTGGAGGTCCTCGACCAGTGCGGTCAGGCCCTCCTTGTCGTCCGCGCCGATCAGTGCGCGGACCTCGTCCAGGAGGCCGTCGGAGACGGTCACCTCGTCGTCGGTCAACTGATCGGCCATGTAGAGGCGTTCTCCCTGCGCTTGCTCCTAGCCGATAACACGCGTCGGATCGCGATCACGCAATGCAGCAGCAGAAAGATGCGGTAGCCCGTGTGGTTTTTTGACGGTTGCGCGGATGCCGCGACACTGATCGGCGAATCGATGGGCGATGTCGGCCTCAGTCACACCGGCCGACGGGATCCGTCCGGACCCAGTCGGGGTGAATTCCGAATCATTGAAATAAATGATGGTGCGGTCGAGAAGACTCGAACTTCCACGGGTTGCCCCACAGCGACCTCAACGCTGCGCGTCTACCAATTCCGCCACGACCGCGATCGGAGTGGCGCAAGTAGCACCCACCGTTCGGTCTTGCAAGCGGGTTTGGGCACGAAATCAACCACTCCATCCTCGCAAACCGGTAGACGCTCATTGTGTGACACCGATCACACGGACAGCGCGTTGCTCTTCCCAGATCCGATGGTGCGAGGTGGACGGCGATGGCCGCGGCCTTGCCACAAATGCACGAGGAGACCGCGCCGTGAACACCTTCAATGTCGCCGCCACCGCCGACTTCGACTGGATCCAGGCCGAGACCATGCCGTTCGATCCGCCGCCGAGCGACGGCCAGTTCGAGCGCAGCGCGATCGGCGCCGGGGAGGCCGGCGAGCGGGACCAGCACGGCACCGGCCGCCTTTCCGAGGCCTACACGCCCGCGGTGCGCGGCATCTTCGGCTGAGGCGCGCGGCGCCACGCTTGCAATCGGACGGGGCGTCGCCGACATTGCGACCATGCCGACCCAATGGATGATTTCCGACGACCTCGTCGACTATGATGCCGCGCTCGCCGCGCAGGAGGCACGCGCGGCCGCCATCGCCGAACACCGCGCCGACGAGGCGGTGTGGCTGCTGGAGCATCCGCCCGTCTACACCGCCGGGACCAGCGCCGATCCGGCCGACCTCGTCGACCCGGAGCGCTTCCCGGTCATCCACGTCGGCCGCGGCGGCCAGTACACCTATCACGGCCCCGGCCAGCGGGTGGCCTACCTGATGATGGACCTGCGCGAGCGGGGGCGTGACGTGCGCGCCTACGTCGAGGCGCTGGAAGGCTGGATCATCGACACGCTGGACGCCTTCAACGTCCGCGGCGAGCTGCGGGACGGGCGCGTCGGCGTGTGGGTCGTGCGGCCGGACGGCAGTGGCGAGGACAAGATCGCCGCGATCGGCGTGCGCATCCGCCGCTGGGTCACCTACCACGGCATCTCGCTCAACGTGGAGCCCGATCTCTCCCACTTTTCCGGCATCGTGCCGTGCGGGGTGCGCGAGCATGGGGTGACGAGCCTCGCCGCCCTCGGACGCATCGCCTCGATGGAGGAGGTGGACATGGTCCTGCGCGACACCTTCGAGCGGCGGTTCGGGACGACCCTCACCGCCGCGCCGCCGGTCCCGGCGTCCGTGCTCGACCCGGCCTGACGACCGCCGCGCCGCGCATCCACCCGCGCGGCGGCGATTTGCCTCGCCGCGCGAAATGGTGGACGAACGGGACGGGGCGGGTGCGCCGCCCGACGTTTCCGAGGGCCAGCGAGTGACCACCCTGCCGACCGCCAATTTTCATGCCATGCACCGGCACGGCTTCGTGCGCGTCGCGACGTCGACGCCCAACGGCCGGCCCGCCGACGTCGCCTTCAACCGCGACGCCATCCTCACCGAGGCGCGCCGGGCCGACGCCGCCCACGTCGACCTGTTGATCTTCCCGGAGCTGTGCGTCTCATCGTACGCGATCGACGATCTGCTCCACCAGGAGGCGCTGCTGGCGGCGGTGGACGAGGCGATCGCCACCATCGCCGAGGCGAGCGTGGAGCTGGCGCCGGTGATGCTGGTGGGGGCCCCTCTGCGCCACAAAGGGCGGCTATACAACTGCGCCGTGGTGGTCGCGCGGGGAGAGATCCTGGGCGTGGTACCCAAGGCGTTCCTGCCGAACTACCGCGAGTATTACGAGAAGCGCTGGTTCTCGCACGGCCGCTCGCGCGTCGGCGAGGCGATCGCGGTCGCCGGCCGCACGGTGCCGTTCGGGATCGACCTCCTGTTCGCTGCCTCCGACCTGCCGGGCTTCGTCTTCCACGTCGAGATCTGCGAGGACGTGTGGGCGCCGATCCCGCCGTCGTCCAAGGGAGCGCTGGCGGGGGCGACCATTCTCGCCAACCTCTCGGCCTCCAACATCGTCATCGGCAAGGCGGACGACCGGCACTCGCTGTGTCGCTCGCAGTCGCAGCGCGCCGTCGCCGCCTACGCCTATTCGGCCGCCGGCCCCGGCGAGAGCACGACCGATGTCGCCTGGGACGGGCAGGGCGCGATCTACGAGCTGGGAGAGATGCTGGCCGAGGCGGAGCGCTTCAGCCTGGAACCGCAGCTCTGCATCGCCGACGTCGATACCGGCCGCATCCTGTCCGAGCGCACCTCGACGCCGACCTTCGGGGACGGGGCGGACCATGCGCTCGGCCCCGGCGAGACGTTCCGCTGGGTCCGGTTCGCGCACCGGCCGGCGTTCGCGGACATCGGCCTCGTTCGCCCCATCCGCCGCTTCCCGTACGTGCCCGACCGCGAGAGCCACCTCGATCAGGACTGCTACGAGGCCTTCAACATCCAGGTCGAGGGGCTGCGTCAGCGCTACGTGGCGACGGGCAGCGGCACCATGGTGATCGGTGTGTCGGGCGGCCTCGATTCGACCCACGCGCTGATCGTCGCCGCCAAGGTGTGCGACCGGCTGGGCGTGCCGCGCAGCAACATTCTGGGCTTCACCATGCCGGGG
This portion of the Acuticoccus sp. I52.16.1 genome encodes:
- the gatB gene encoding Asp-tRNA(Asn)/Glu-tRNA(Gln) amidotransferase subunit GatB, with the translated sequence MNEHVAPPTHKELGWREADPSQYIKGALDDWEVVIGMEIHAQVQSNAKLFSGAATAFGGEPNDHVSLVDAAMPGMLPVINQACIEQAVKTGLGLNAQINMVSRFDRKNYFYPDLPQGYQISQFAHPIVGEGEVIVDMLSGERIVVGIERLHLEQDAGKSVHDLHQGRSSVDLNRSGVALMEIVSRPDIRSADEARAYLTKMRLILKTLGTSDADMEKGNLRADINVSVRKPGGPLGTRCEIKNVNSIRFAGQAIEYEARRQIGILEDGGKIDQETRLYDARTGETRSMRSKEEAHDYRYFPDPDLLPLILTDEMVDRLRGELPELPDERRSRYIEELGLSAYDASVLVTDVAASGYFETVATGRDAKAAANWVINELFGRLNKEGIEIEDSPISAAQLGGILDLMAQDVISGKIAKDLFEIVWSEGGDPAEIVDRRGMKQVTDTGAIERAVEEVIAANPDKAEQAKAKPNLAGWFVGQVMKGTGGKANPKAVQEIVRGKLGIE
- a CDS encoding LysR substrate-binding domain-containing protein; protein product: MMRLLRIRDLEYFIAIAENGSFSRAAQACGISQPTLSAQVRRMEDLLGVTLLERRHGHTSITTEGAEVLAAAREIMDAFHRVQRTTKGDGVLLGRPMRFGILPTVAPYLAPHFLTTVAELSENSDITFVEDRTDQLEAGVASDHLDFAITATLPRANALTALPLGDERLVVVSRHPLPETVSLDGLNGPLLLMQEGHCFREVVSEAIRRAQLRFEPAMSTRIGPSSFATLVSLVRAGVGDTILPEPYARQSAEAVAGLSVALMEPLSEGRQLHFVVRAGRERYRDVTRLVEAARDAHRLVGGDIGEPAGSSALANSPFAPTL
- the mgtE gene encoding magnesium transporter, whose translation is MADQLTDDEVTVSDGLLDEVRALIGADDKEGLTALVEDLHESDVAELISRLEPDERVEFVRLLGRDFDFTALTEVDENVRLHILSELAPTDVADGLADLDSDDAVYILEDLPDEQSEAILAQLPFAMRHRLKRSLDFPEESAGRRMQTDFVAMPPFWTVGQVIDTLREEVDLPDHFTEIFVVDAAFRLMGTVKLDRLLRTQRPVKITEIMDEDPRTIQAEEDQEEAARIFQRYDLLSAAVVDDSSRLVGILTIDDIVDIIEAEAEEDIRALAGAGDAELSDTPLYVARTRIPWLMINMMTAFLASGVIALFDGTIEAMVALAVLMPVVTALGGNAGIQAMTVTVRAISQREITKRNVIRVTLREVLVALMNGTCVAVSVGIVAAVWFANIELGGVIAAAIVFNIICAGFFGATLPMLLDRIGVDPAVASSVFLTTLTDVIGFFAFLGIGSWWFGIG
- the lipB gene encoding lipoyl(octanoyl) transferase LipB; translation: MPTQWMISDDLVDYDAALAAQEARAAAIAEHRADEAVWLLEHPPVYTAGTSADPADLVDPERFPVIHVGRGGQYTYHGPGQRVAYLMMDLRERGRDVRAYVEALEGWIIDTLDAFNVRGELRDGRVGVWVVRPDGSGEDKIAAIGVRIRRWVTYHGISLNVEPDLSHFSGIVPCGVREHGVTSLAALGRIASMEEVDMVLRDTFERRFGTTLTAAPPVPASVLDPA
- a CDS encoding NAD(+) synthase — encoded protein: MHRHGFVRVATSTPNGRPADVAFNRDAILTEARRADAAHVDLLIFPELCVSSYAIDDLLHQEALLAAVDEAIATIAEASVELAPVMLVGAPLRHKGRLYNCAVVVARGEILGVVPKAFLPNYREYYEKRWFSHGRSRVGEAIAVAGRTVPFGIDLLFAASDLPGFVFHVEICEDVWAPIPPSSKGALAGATILANLSASNIVIGKADDRHSLCRSQSQRAVAAYAYSAAGPGESTTDVAWDGQGAIYELGEMLAEAERFSLEPQLCIADVDTGRILSERTSTPTFGDGADHALGPGETFRWVRFAHRPAFADIGLVRPIRRFPYVPDRESHLDQDCYEAFNIQVEGLRQRYVATGSGTMVIGVSGGLDSTHALIVAAKVCDRLGVPRSNILGFTMPGFATSDGTKENAWRLMRSLGITADEIDIRPAARQMLADMDHPFSDGEPVYDITFENVQAGLRTDYLFRLANQRKGFVIGTGDLSEMALGWCTYGVGDQMSHYAVNTGVPKTLIQYLIRWTVRTRQFDAETNAVLTDILATKFSPELVPAGETEEIQDTEAKIGPYELHDFFLFHTMRYGHPPSKVAFMAWHAWRDVSAGSWPIDFPAEARHQYDLATIAKWLETFIRRFFAFSQFKRSAIPNGPKVSPGGALSPRGDWRAPSDASATVWLEELRRALPR